One genomic segment of Bacilli bacterium includes these proteins:
- a CDS encoding acyl carrier protein, giving the protein MTKNEVFQIVKEQIVDILPDIDPQEIQMEQRLTDLGANSLDRADITIASLEALGIKIPLAEFGNVQNIEGLVNLLHEKKAMQG; this is encoded by the coding sequence AACGAAGTTTTTCAAATTGTGAAAGAACAAATCGTTGACATTTTGCCGGATATTGATCCCCAAGAAATACAAATGGAACAACGGCTGACCGATCTCGGCGCAAATTCGCTGGATCGCGCGGACATTACAATCGCTTCGCTGGAAGCTTTGGGCATTAAAATTCCGCTAGCCGAATTCGGCAATGTGCAAAATATTGAAGGTCTCGTAAACCTGCTGCATGAGAAGAAGGCGATGCAAGGTTGA